Proteins from one Thioflavicoccus mobilis 8321 genomic window:
- a CDS encoding PCP reductase family protein yields MSDERLVQGESRIWDRYEEVFLNRMQGCLDRDDYTEYCSFRHAAGTHVEARSRVYQGSKLDRVMINQYALKRGRGGLVIFGFPCVEYAIPSFLLHIGGMPPERTLAIMDLSPSSPTLDMGPFAAVSAAHRAALDLPATGVEWLRSVTSPHLLHCAFKPLDPERFLATFDATVTTWRDAYIDPATHDGDAASVQARREAVLEMKRILFQNDPAFPVFTRTFGRAMSDVLAEAAFGGEPGLALAEAIEPPPAPGSWVNKKLGIAWNADAQERVHEAPAFLRPMIRRIIEKEAAKEGVSLIAVDLVKRCEQKYRSRMEL; encoded by the coding sequence GTGAGCGACGAGAGACTGGTGCAGGGCGAGTCGAGGATCTGGGATCGCTACGAGGAAGTGTTCCTCAATCGAATGCAGGGTTGCCTGGATCGCGACGACTACACCGAGTACTGCAGCTTCCGGCACGCCGCCGGCACCCATGTCGAGGCCCGCTCGCGGGTCTACCAGGGGTCCAAGCTCGATCGGGTGATGATCAACCAGTACGCGCTCAAGCGCGGTCGCGGCGGCCTCGTCATCTTCGGCTTCCCGTGCGTCGAATACGCGATCCCGTCGTTCCTGCTCCACATCGGCGGTATGCCGCCGGAGCGCACCCTCGCGATCATGGACCTCTCGCCGAGCTCGCCGACGCTCGACATGGGTCCGTTCGCAGCCGTCTCGGCGGCCCACCGCGCCGCCCTCGACCTGCCGGCGACCGGTGTCGAGTGGCTGCGCTCGGTCACCTCGCCGCACCTGCTGCACTGCGCCTTCAAGCCGCTCGACCCGGAGCGCTTCCTCGCCACCTTCGATGCGACCGTCACGACCTGGCGGGACGCCTACATCGATCCCGCCACGCACGACGGAGATGCCGCCTCGGTGCAGGCGCGGCGAGAGGCGGTGTTGGAGATGAAGCGGATCCTCTTTCAGAACGATCCGGCCTTTCCGGTCTTCACCCGGACCTTCGGCCGGGCGATGTCCGATGTCCTCGCCGAGGCCGCCTTCGGCGGCGAACCGGGGCTCGCGCTCGCCGAGGCCATCGAGCCACCGCCGGCACCGGGGAGTTGGGTCAACAAGAAGCTCGGCATCGCCTGGAACGCCGACGCCCAGGAACGCGTCCACGAGGCGCCGGCCTTCCTGCGCCCGATGATCCGGCGCATCATCGAGAAGGAGGCCGCCAAAGAAGGGGTGAGCCTCATCGCCGTCGATCTCGTCAAGCGCTGCGAGCAGAAATACCGCAGCCGCATGGAGCTTTGA
- a CDS encoding metallophosphoesterase family protein has protein sequence MFRFLHAADIHLDSPMLGLEAYEGAPVAVLREATRRAFEGLVRLALDEAVDFVVIAGDLYDGDWRDFSTGLFFSRQVARLHEVGIPVYLIAGNHDAASVLTRRLTLPPNVHAFSTRAAESNEVPGLPVVIHGRGFPHRAVPENLVPDYPPPVPGMLNIGLLHTSLTGAPGHDSYAPCTLRDLTGKGYDYWALGHVHQPQVLARDPWVVFAGNLQGRHIRESGPRGAWLVTVGDGREIRAVEHRHLDVVRWARVAVDIAGLADPAELAGRVGETLQAALTGADGRPLAARLTLTGATALHDHLKRDLPHVRADCLAQAQIVAGDEIWVEEVEVATAPVYDLADLAARDELTGIVLETLHAAGDGDLALPPEAQDMLRVLPPEIRAELQADLEGKGRAALLEDVRAILLETLARKGGAA, from the coding sequence GTGTTCCGTTTCCTCCACGCCGCCGATATTCACCTCGACAGCCCGATGCTCGGGTTGGAGGCGTACGAGGGCGCGCCGGTCGCGGTGCTGCGCGAGGCGACGCGGCGGGCCTTCGAGGGGCTGGTGCGGCTCGCCCTGGACGAGGCGGTGGACTTCGTCGTCATCGCCGGTGATCTCTATGATGGCGACTGGCGCGACTTCAGCACCGGGCTCTTCTTCTCGCGGCAGGTGGCGCGCTTGCACGAGGTGGGAATCCCGGTCTATCTGATCGCCGGCAATCATGACGCCGCCTCGGTGCTGACGCGGCGCCTGACGTTGCCGCCGAACGTGCACGCCTTCTCGACGCGCGCCGCCGAGTCGAACGAGGTCCCAGGTCTGCCGGTCGTGATCCACGGGCGCGGCTTTCCGCACCGGGCGGTGCCGGAAAACCTGGTGCCGGACTATCCGCCGCCGGTGCCCGGAATGCTCAACATCGGCCTCCTCCACACGAGCCTGACCGGTGCGCCGGGCCACGACAGCTACGCCCCCTGCACCCTGCGCGATCTGACCGGGAAGGGCTACGACTACTGGGCGCTCGGCCACGTCCACCAGCCGCAGGTGCTCGCCCGCGACCCCTGGGTCGTCTTCGCCGGCAACCTGCAAGGCCGCCACATCCGCGAGAGCGGCCCACGCGGGGCCTGGCTCGTGACGGTCGGCGACGGCCGCGAGATCCGCGCCGTCGAGCATCGCCACCTAGACGTCGTGCGCTGGGCGCGGGTCGCGGTCGACATCGCCGGCCTCGCCGATCCGGCCGAGCTGGCGGGGCGCGTCGGCGAGACGCTGCAAGCGGCGCTCACCGGCGCCGACGGCCGGCCGCTGGCGGCGCGCCTGACCCTCACCGGCGCCACGGCGCTGCACGACCACCTCAAGCGCGACCTGCCGCATGTGCGGGCCGACTGTCTCGCCCAGGCCCAGATCGTCGCCGGCGACGAGATCTGGGTCGAGGAGGTCGAGGTCGCGACCGCGCCTGTCTACGACCTCGCCGACCTCGCGGCCCGCGATGAACTGACCGGCATCGTGCTGGAGACGCTGCACGCGGCGGGCGACGGCGACCTCGCGCTGCCGCCGGAGGCGCAAGACATGCTCCGCGTGCTGCCGCCCGAGATCCGCGCCGAGCTGCAGGCCGACCTGGAAGGCAAAGGCCGCGCGGCCCTGCTCGAGGACGTGCGCGCGATCCTGCTCGAGACCCTGGCGCGCAAGGGCGGCGCGGCATGA
- a CDS encoding respiratory chain complex I subunit 1 family protein, whose product MHYVLDIPAMIATSYVLGFLFYGFYRQYNARIQRRWGPSIFQNLYDNLKFLFKSETLSHGPMFFFGPMIIVSGAVTTVLFIPFLKDSIWLQGFSQYGNLILIIYLFVLGPLGNALAVGSSGNPFGVMGVTRGLTRLMGLEVPFFLGLALVMLQYETVSVHAIMAAQSGIGEWTLVTNPIAFLVMLLPFIASMNSAPFDVVGAPQEVYAGPRVEFGGRFLGVLMTQNMMLSVGKLVLLVDLFLGGATNVFTLIAKAFALFLLITSISAVFPRLKTEQAVDFFWKVPLGLGVVGVVATVWLQ is encoded by the coding sequence ATGCACTACGTCCTCGACATCCCGGCGATGATCGCCACCAGCTATGTGCTCGGCTTCCTGTTCTACGGCTTCTACCGCCAGTACAACGCGCGCATCCAGCGCCGCTGGGGGCCGTCGATCTTCCAGAACCTCTACGACAACCTGAAGTTCCTGTTCAAATCCGAGACCCTGAGCCACGGGCCCATGTTCTTCTTCGGGCCGATGATCATCGTCTCGGGGGCCGTGACGACCGTCCTCTTCATCCCGTTCCTCAAGGACTCGATCTGGCTCCAGGGCTTCTCGCAGTACGGCAACCTGATCCTGATCATCTACTTGTTCGTCCTCGGCCCGCTCGGCAACGCGCTGGCGGTCGGCTCCAGCGGCAACCCGTTCGGCGTCATGGGCGTGACCCGCGGCCTGACCCGGCTGATGGGCCTCGAGGTGCCCTTCTTCCTCGGCCTGGCGCTGGTCATGCTCCAGTACGAGACCGTCTCGGTGCACGCGATCATGGCCGCCCAGAGCGGCATCGGCGAGTGGACCCTGGTCACCAACCCGATTGCCTTCCTGGTCATGCTGCTGCCCTTCATCGCGAGCATGAACTCGGCGCCCTTCGACGTCGTCGGCGCGCCGCAGGAGGTCTACGCGGGGCCGCGGGTCGAGTTCGGCGGGCGCTTCCTCGGCGTCCTGATGACGCAGAACATGATGCTCTCGGTCGGCAAGCTGGTGCTCCTCGTCGACCTCTTCCTCGGCGGGGCGACCAACGTCTTCACCCTGATCGCCAAGGCCTTCGCGCTCTTCCTGCTCATCACGTCGATCAGCGCGGTCTTCCCCCGCCTGAAGACCGAGCAGGCCGTCGACTTCTTCTGGAAGGTGCCGCTCGGCCTCGGGGTCGTCGGCGTCGTCGCCACCGTCTGGCTGCAATAG
- a CDS encoding 4Fe-4S dicluster domain-containing protein produces MTWSLDIKGLIGPFSALKFSVRPPHTLDYPREKRQDVAGYRGFHVNNLATCVGCGNCQDICMNEAIDMVKAPGEINRKNASGLIPRIDYGRCCWCGLCVDVCGPDSLRFEGDCIYASPDADSFLYMPKDE; encoded by the coding sequence ATGACCTGGAGCCTCGACATCAAGGGCCTGATCGGCCCGTTCAGCGCGCTGAAGTTCAGCGTCCGTCCGCCGCACACGCTCGACTACCCGCGCGAGAAGCGCCAGGACGTCGCCGGCTACCGCGGCTTCCACGTCAACAATCTCGCCACCTGCGTCGGCTGCGGCAACTGCCAAGACATCTGCATGAACGAGGCCATCGACATGGTCAAGGCACCCGGCGAGATCAACCGCAAGAACGCGAGCGGCCTGATACCGCGGATCGACTACGGCCGCTGCTGCTGGTGCGGACTGTGCGTCGACGTCTGTGGCCCCGACTCGCTGCGCTTCGAGGGCGACTGCATCTACGCGAGCCCGGATGCCGACAGCTTCCTCTACATGCCGAAAGACGAGTGA
- a CDS encoding ATP-binding protein, whose protein sequence is MRFERLEIPAYGPFTGFALDLPGEGADFHLIYGPNEAGKSSLLRAIRDLLYGIHAQTPDNFIHDYKDLRIAATIAAGDGRRLSFQRRKGNRNTLLDARGEPLPDDTLAAWLGVVDRDFFTIVFGLGAEELRRGAEALLHGHGELGQALFSASLAGTPVHRILAALEEEARTLFNGRARNNVRIRPAITAYEEAQRASKEAIVRPETWEAVQRALAEAIAERDRLDAELHERRRRRDWLQRCLDALPLLGRLAEQEARRGTLPDLPEVAADFVATTEQALAARAQALTETDRRRARIAQLERRVQDSEPNAAVLAEAAAIEAAHQRLAVYRQWCDELTGLEADCAEAEQRLRAGMRRLGIDGEPESVEALRIQAADELRLEETATALDQAEAAWRENHDEAQQACEALERIDARLGALPDEDVEALRAALTATAGAAEAAKGLPQREAAVAAALAKVERQQGLVAGVADEVAAVCALSVPSAVTLRQYEAERERLQRDRERTVERVAEAEERLRQLAGQRRRLERLGALPTPADLDDARARRDAAWARVRSAWLDGVEAGELDGRPLAEAYPQTVATADQLADRLREEADAVAQAEDLRLQAEEAETARGRAQADMAACEAALADWERRWSTLWAPCGLAPASPVEMLDWRDQWVELCARHEAWRQAADELARARAEVETALGLLRVRLPEIEATTLAELREVAERRVREADAARGARSQLNDQAADQRLDLTRYEAAEPALAAALAEARTAWAEAGAAVGLPALGTAAGLALLAQRRQLVGELDAWNGLRRQIAAKRQAVAEYAAAADAAADRLGLPAGVVEVREAALWAALETARTQRTRRDQAREDLEGEQAQLPTLEQALGDAERRLAEALAAAGVQDEAGLAVLLAHLKERQAIDGEIARLREALHVAARGEPLDVFIERVRAEPADGLAAEAAGLDQAIAAHQAERDRAIEQLASAQAERARLERAGAEAAEHRQEALNIAAGIRQDAARCLRLQLARHLLREQIERFRRESQAPLLARAGELFAAITAGRFEGLGTAFAGDDTPVLVGRRAGRDVAVEAMSDGTRDQLYLALRLAAIERHQRHHEPLPVILDDLLATFDDGRAAAILPILSELGRQSQVLLFTHHGHLVELARAALGADAFHVHPLAAGERG, encoded by the coding sequence ATGAGGTTCGAGCGCCTCGAGATCCCGGCCTACGGTCCCTTCACCGGGTTCGCGCTGGACCTACCGGGGGAGGGTGCGGACTTCCACCTGATCTACGGGCCGAACGAGGCCGGCAAGAGCTCGCTGCTGCGGGCGATCCGCGACCTGCTCTACGGCATCCACGCCCAGACCCCGGACAACTTCATTCACGACTACAAAGACCTGCGCATCGCCGCGACCATCGCCGCGGGCGACGGGCGACGGTTGAGCTTCCAGCGCCGCAAGGGCAACCGCAACACGCTGCTCGACGCGCGGGGCGAGCCGCTCCCGGACGATACCCTGGCCGCCTGGCTCGGCGTCGTCGATCGCGACTTCTTCACGATCGTCTTCGGCCTCGGCGCCGAGGAACTGCGACGCGGCGCCGAGGCCCTGCTGCACGGCCATGGTGAGCTCGGCCAGGCGCTCTTCTCGGCGAGCCTCGCCGGCACCCCGGTGCACCGGATCCTCGCCGCCCTGGAGGAAGAGGCACGCACCCTCTTCAATGGCCGCGCCCGTAACAACGTCCGCATCCGCCCGGCGATCACCGCCTACGAGGAGGCCCAGCGCGCCAGCAAGGAGGCCATCGTGCGGCCGGAGACCTGGGAGGCCGTGCAGCGCGCGCTAGCCGAAGCGATCGCCGAGCGCGACCGGCTCGATGCCGAGCTGCACGAGCGACGCCGGCGCCGCGACTGGCTGCAACGCTGTCTCGATGCGCTGCCGCTCCTGGGGCGACTGGCCGAGCAGGAGGCGCGGCGCGGGACACTGCCGGATCTGCCCGAGGTGGCGGCCGACTTCGTCGCGACCACCGAACAGGCCCTGGCCGCCCGGGCACAGGCGCTGACCGAGACGGACCGGCGGCGGGCACGGATCGCGCAGCTCGAGCGGCGGGTCCAAGACAGCGAGCCGAACGCTGCGGTCCTTGCCGAGGCGGCGGCGATCGAGGCCGCGCACCAGCGCCTCGCCGTCTACCGCCAGTGGTGCGACGAGCTGACCGGGCTCGAGGCCGACTGCGCTGAGGCCGAGCAGCGGCTGCGGGCCGGGATGCGACGGCTCGGCATCGACGGCGAACCCGAGTCGGTCGAGGCACTGCGCATCCAAGCGGCCGACGAGTTGCGGCTCGAAGAGACGGCGACGGCGCTCGATCAGGCCGAGGCGGCTTGGCGCGAGAACCACGACGAGGCCCAGCAGGCGTGCGAGGCCCTGGAGCGCATCGACGCGCGGCTCGGCGCCCTGCCGGACGAGGACGTCGAGGCCCTGCGTGCGGCCCTGACCGCGACGGCCGGGGCCGCCGAGGCGGCCAAGGGCCTCCCGCAGCGGGAGGCGGCGGTCGCGGCGGCGCTGGCCAAGGTCGAGCGTCAACAGGGCTTGGTGGCCGGGGTCGCGGACGAGGTGGCCGCGGTTTGCGCCCTGTCGGTACCGTCTGCCGTGACGCTGCGTCAGTACGAGGCCGAGCGCGAGCGGCTTCAGCGTGACCGGGAGCGGACCGTCGAGCGTGTCGCCGAGGCCGAAGAACGGCTCCGGCAGCTCGCCGGTCAGCGGCGCCGGCTCGAGCGCCTCGGGGCGCTGCCGACCCCTGCCGACCTCGACGATGCCCGGGCACGACGCGATGCGGCCTGGGCGCGGGTGCGCTCGGCCTGGCTCGACGGGGTCGAGGCCGGCGAGCTCGATGGCCGGCCGCTGGCCGAGGCCTATCCGCAGACGGTCGCGACGGCCGACCAACTCGCCGACCGGCTGCGCGAGGAGGCGGATGCCGTCGCCCAGGCCGAGGACCTGCGCCTGCAAGCCGAGGAGGCCGAGACGGCACGGGGCAGGGCGCAGGCCGACATGGCCGCCTGCGAGGCGGCGCTGGCCGATTGGGAGCGACGCTGGAGCACCCTTTGGGCGCCATGCGGTCTCGCGCCGGCGAGCCCGGTGGAAATGCTCGACTGGCGGGACCAATGGGTGGAGCTCTGCGCCCGCCACGAGGCCTGGCGGCAGGCCGCCGACGAGCTCGCCCGCGCCCGGGCCGAGGTCGAGACGGCGCTCGGCCTGCTGCGCGTCCGGTTGCCCGAGATCGAAGCGACGACCCTCGCCGAGCTGCGCGAGGTCGCCGAGCGTCGTGTCCGCGAGGCTGACGCGGCCCGAGGGGCGCGGTCGCAGCTGAACGACCAAGCGGCCGATCAACGCCTCGATCTGACCCGCTACGAGGCGGCCGAGCCGGCGCTCGCCGCGGCACTCGCCGAGGCCCGCACGGCTTGGGCCGAGGCGGGCGCGGCCGTCGGCTTGCCGGCGCTCGGCACCGCGGCCGGCCTCGCGCTGTTGGCGCAGCGTCGGCAACTGGTCGGCGAGTTGGATGCCTGGAACGGTCTACGTCGGCAAATTGCGGCCAAGCGGCAGGCCGTCGCCGAGTATGCGGCGGCGGCCGATGCGGCGGCCGACCGACTGGGGCTCCCGGCCGGTGTCGTCGAGGTCCGCGAGGCGGCGCTCTGGGCGGCGCTGGAGACCGCCCGCACGCAGCGCACGCGGCGCGACCAGGCACGCGAGGATCTGGAGGGCGAGCAGGCCCAGCTCCCGACTTTGGAGCAGGCGCTCGGCGACGCCGAACGGCGGCTGGCCGAGGCCCTCGCCGCGGCCGGCGTTCAGGACGAGGCCGGCCTGGCCGTGCTGCTCGCTCATCTGAAGGAACGCCAGGCGATCGATGGCGAGATCGCGCGGCTGCGCGAGGCGCTCCATGTGGCGGCGCGCGGCGAGCCGCTCGATGTCTTCATCGAGCGGGTGAGGGCCGAGCCGGCTGATGGCCTCGCCGCCGAGGCCGCGGGGCTCGACCAGGCCATCGCTGCGCATCAGGCCGAGCGCGACCGGGCCATCGAACAGCTGGCGAGCGCCCAGGCCGAGCGGGCGCGGCTCGAGCGCGCCGGCGCCGAGGCCGCCGAGCATCGCCAGGAGGCGCTCAATATTGCGGCCGGTATTCGCCAGGATGCGGCGCGCTGCCTGCGTTTGCAGCTCGCCCGCCACTTGCTGCGCGAGCAGATCGAGCGGTTCCGTCGCGAGAGCCAGGCGCCGCTCCTGGCCCGCGCTGGGGAGCTCTTCGCCGCGATCACCGCCGGACGCTTCGAGGGCCTGGGGACGGCCTTCGCCGGCGACGACACGCCGGTCCTGGTCGGGCGGCGGGCGGGTCGTGACGTGGCGGTCGAGGCGATGAGCGACGGCACCCGCGACCAGCTCTACCTGGCGCTGCGCCTGGCGGCGATCGAGCGCCACCAGCGCCACCACGAGCCGCTGCCGGTGATCCTCGACGACCTGCTCGCGACCTTCGACGACGGACGCGCCGCGGCCATCCTGCCGATCCTGAGCGAACTCGGGCGCCAGAGCCAGGTGCTGCTCTTCACCCATCATGGCCACTTGGTCGAGCTGGCCCGGGCGGCCCTCGGCGCCGATGCGTTCCACGTCCACCCGCTCGCGGCCGGGGAACGTGGCTGA
- a CDS encoding NADH-quinone oxidoreductase subunit D: MTDTIKIFHGPQHPGVTGNMSLELDLDGETIVAAKTHVGYLHRGFEKLIERRTVIQAFTIVCRICVPEPDPNEENFARGVEELLGLEISERAKYIRVMVLELARLQAHYLWLAGQGGSIGHGVVPQWAVGERDYILDLFEELTGGRVYHMYIYPGGVKRDLPAGFLERLCDLVDDLERRLPEYDRIFFDNTAVKKRLQGVGVVDPDEALRHGYAGPVIRACGLPRDVRRDAPYLVYDQLEFDIPTETAGDAYARALVRRAEMYQSLRILRQVAERMPADGPIQCKLPSHRKLKLPKAETYVQSESARGAFGYFMAGDGSERLRRLQVRGPSLVHAFTLLEPLLIGAQLADVALIMVSLTTCPPEIER; the protein is encoded by the coding sequence ATGACCGACACGATCAAGATCTTCCACGGCCCCCAGCACCCGGGGGTCACGGGCAACATGAGCCTGGAGCTCGACCTCGACGGCGAGACGATCGTCGCGGCCAAGACCCACGTCGGCTACCTGCATCGCGGCTTCGAGAAGCTGATCGAGCGGCGCACCGTCATCCAGGCCTTCACGATCGTCTGCCGCATCTGCGTCCCCGAGCCGGATCCGAACGAGGAGAACTTCGCACGCGGCGTCGAGGAGCTGCTCGGCCTGGAGATCAGCGAGCGGGCCAAGTACATCCGCGTCATGGTCCTGGAGCTCGCCCGACTCCAGGCCCACTACCTCTGGCTCGCTGGCCAGGGTGGGTCGATCGGCCACGGTGTCGTGCCCCAGTGGGCGGTCGGCGAGCGCGACTACATCCTCGACCTCTTCGAAGAGCTCACCGGCGGGCGCGTCTACCACATGTACATCTACCCGGGCGGCGTCAAACGCGACCTGCCCGCGGGCTTCCTCGAGCGGCTGTGCGACCTCGTCGACGACCTGGAGCGGCGCCTGCCCGAGTACGACCGGATCTTCTTCGACAACACCGCGGTCAAGAAGCGCCTCCAGGGCGTCGGCGTCGTCGACCCCGACGAGGCCCTGCGCCACGGCTATGCCGGCCCGGTGATCCGCGCCTGCGGCCTGCCCCGCGACGTGCGCCGCGACGCCCCCTACCTGGTCTACGATCAGCTCGAGTTCGACATCCCGACCGAGACCGCCGGCGATGCCTACGCCCGCGCCCTGGTGCGGCGCGCCGAGATGTACCAGAGCCTGCGCATCCTGCGCCAGGTCGCCGAGCGGATGCCGGCCGACGGACCCATCCAGTGCAAGCTGCCATCGCACCGCAAGCTCAAGCTGCCGAAGGCCGAGACCTACGTGCAGAGCGAATCGGCGCGCGGCGCCTTCGGCTACTTCATGGCCGGCGACGGCAGCGAGCGACTGCGCCGCCTGCAGGTCCGTGGTCCCTCGCTCGTGCACGCCTTCACGCTGCTCGAGCCGCTGCTGATCGGCGCCCAGCTCGCCGATGTCGCGCTGATCATGGTTTCGCTGACGACCTGCCCGCCGGAGATCGAGCGTTGA
- a CDS encoding Na+/H+ antiporter subunit E yields MQRLQWGFVLFLIWLGLTGSANIQELLAGVAIAAAIVWLAIPGGDRPGDDRPWSLLQFLAYLPIFIKNLVLANLDVARRVLSPRLPINPGIVRIRTDLKAPYQRLILANSITLTPGTITLEMEGEDMYIHWLDVEDADPQRAGEAIKADMEAAIARI; encoded by the coding sequence ATGCAACGACTCCAGTGGGGCTTCGTCCTCTTCCTCATCTGGCTCGGCCTGACCGGCTCGGCCAACATCCAGGAACTCCTGGCCGGCGTCGCGATCGCCGCCGCTATCGTCTGGCTGGCCATCCCAGGCGGCGACCGGCCCGGCGACGATAGGCCCTGGAGCCTCCTCCAGTTCCTCGCCTACCTGCCGATCTTCATCAAGAACCTGGTGCTGGCGAACCTCGACGTCGCCCGCCGCGTGCTGAGCCCACGCCTGCCGATCAACCCCGGCATCGTCAGGATCCGCACCGATCTCAAGGCCCCCTACCAGCGCCTGATCCTGGCCAACAGCATTACGCTGACGCCAGGCACGATCACGCTGGAGATGGAAGGCGAGGACATGTACATCCACTGGCTCGACGTCGAAGACGCCGACCCGCAGCGTGCCGGCGAGGCCATCAAGGCCGACATGGAGGCCGCGATCGCGCGGATCTGA
- a CDS encoding NADH-quinone oxidoreductase subunit C, translating into MLDALLPRLHGFEFLEQAQRRSNLAFVRVPKAQLFSLLGLLRQRHGFVTLTTIGCTDWLEDGVFSLTYLLESAGRDRCLGVQTWIGRDGEGLETAIPLWPQAEIFERELHEMYGIPFDGHPSLGDFMLEGWTGTPPMRREFDTLKFVEETFVMRDGRDDNLNVRDQIRKRKEAKKAAEAQAKAEAQPETQTPPGAGDAK; encoded by the coding sequence ATGCTCGATGCGCTACTGCCGCGGCTGCACGGCTTCGAGTTCCTCGAGCAGGCGCAGCGGCGTTCCAACCTCGCCTTCGTACGCGTGCCGAAGGCCCAGCTCTTCTCGCTGCTCGGGCTGCTGCGCCAGCGGCACGGCTTCGTCACCCTGACGACGATCGGCTGCACCGACTGGCTCGAGGACGGGGTCTTCAGCCTCACCTACCTGCTGGAGAGCGCCGGACGCGATCGCTGCCTCGGCGTCCAGACCTGGATCGGGCGCGACGGCGAGGGCCTGGAGACCGCCATCCCGCTCTGGCCGCAGGCCGAGATCTTCGAGCGCGAGCTGCACGAGATGTACGGCATCCCGTTCGACGGCCACCCGAGCCTCGGCGACTTCATGCTCGAGGGCTGGACCGGCACGCCGCCGATGCGCCGCGAGTTCGACACGCTGAAGTTCGTCGAGGAGACCTTCGTCATGCGCGACGGGCGCGACGACAACCTCAACGTCCGCGACCAGATCCGCAAGCGCAAGGAGGCCAAGAAGGCCGCCGAGGCACAGGCCAAAGCTGAAGCCCAACCCGAGACCCAGACGCCACCGGGCGCCGGGGACGCGAAATGA
- a CDS encoding NADH-quinone oxidoreductase subunit B, with product MYRHNECEGFQCEQRMLEADLEAARDRQGPIEQLVAWMRKRSLFVLAFGTGCGAIEMRPLMTSRFDAERFGIVNAATPRQADVLVISGYLAIKTLKRVIRSYEQMQEPKYVIALGSCTINGGMYWDSYNTVKQVDRYLPVDMYVNGCMPRPEALIEGFVSLQKRIARGEPAGYQRYREQIDWYKANQRRVLGDNMLPDYTYDWYYAGGIA from the coding sequence ATGTATCGCCACAATGAATGCGAGGGCTTCCAGTGCGAGCAGCGGATGCTCGAAGCGGATCTCGAAGCGGCCCGCGACCGGCAGGGACCGATCGAGCAGCTGGTCGCCTGGATGCGCAAGCGTAGCCTGTTCGTGCTCGCCTTCGGCACCGGCTGCGGGGCGATCGAGATGCGCCCGCTGATGACGAGCCGCTTCGACGCCGAGCGCTTCGGCATCGTCAACGCGGCGACGCCGCGCCAGGCCGACGTCCTGGTCATCAGCGGCTACCTCGCCATCAAGACGCTCAAGCGCGTCATCCGCAGCTACGAGCAGATGCAAGAGCCCAAGTACGTCATCGCGCTGGGCAGCTGCACGATCAACGGCGGCATGTACTGGGATTCCTACAACACGGTCAAGCAGGTCGACCGCTACCTGCCGGTCGACATGTACGTCAACGGCTGCATGCCGCGCCCCGAGGCCCTGATCGAGGGCTTCGTGTCGCTGCAGAAGCGGATCGCCCGCGGCGAGCCGGCCGGCTACCAGCGCTACCGTGAGCAGATCGACTGGTACAAGGCCAACCAGCGCCGCGTCCTCGGCGACAACATGCTCCCCGACTACACCTACGACTGGTATTACGCGGGAGGCATCGCCTGA
- a CDS encoding DUF1295 domain-containing protein, which produces MFDLGIYFSGLVAAFAMGFGAWLLSLPRHSVSHVDSFWSLFFLLMASVYAVMAPALAERAYLTLALVAVWAIRLSVHITWRNWGEGEDRRYRQIRNENEPGFVWKSLYLVFGVQALFAWVISLPLLAAILSTEPLGALDLAGSVLWLLGFGFQAVGDWQLAAFKARPESEGQVMDQGLWRYTRHPNYFGEACIWWGLYLIALSAGAWWALVSPVVITFLLLRVSGVTLLEKDIAERRPGYRDYVRRTNAFFPGPPRKG; this is translated from the coding sequence ATGTTTGACCTGGGCATCTACTTCAGCGGGTTGGTCGCGGCGTTTGCGATGGGCTTCGGGGCCTGGCTCCTTAGCCTGCCGCGGCATTCGGTCAGCCACGTCGATTCGTTCTGGTCGCTCTTCTTCCTGCTGATGGCCAGCGTCTATGCCGTGATGGCCCCGGCCCTGGCCGAGCGCGCCTATCTGACGCTCGCCCTGGTCGCCGTCTGGGCGATCCGTCTAAGCGTCCACATCACCTGGCGTAACTGGGGCGAGGGCGAGGATCGCCGCTACCGACAGATCCGCAACGAGAACGAGCCAGGCTTCGTCTGGAAGAGCCTCTATCTCGTCTTCGGCGTGCAGGCGCTCTTCGCCTGGGTCATCTCGTTGCCGTTGCTGGCGGCCATCTTGAGCACTGAGCCCCTCGGCGCACTCGACCTCGCCGGGTCGGTCCTGTGGCTGCTGGGCTTCGGCTTCCAGGCGGTCGGTGACTGGCAGTTGGCGGCGTTCAAGGCCCGCCCGGAGAGTGAAGGGCAGGTGATGGACCAGGGGCTTTGGCGCTATACCCGCCACCCGAACTATTTCGGCGAGGCCTGCATCTGGTGGGGGCTTTACCTGATCGCCTTATCGGCGGGGGCCTGGTGGGCCTTGGTCTCGCCCGTGGTGATCACCTTCCTGTTGCTGCGGGTGTCGGGTGTCACCCTGCTGGAGAAGGACATCGCCGAGCGTCGGCCGGGTTATCGGGACTATGTGCGCCGCACCAATGCCTTCTTTCCGGGGCCGCCGCGCAAGGGGTAG